One Acidobacteriota bacterium DNA window includes the following coding sequences:
- a CDS encoding PadR family transcriptional regulator codes for MGKPTDLVQGTLDVLILKTVALQPMHGWGIAQRIRQLSNEVLQVGQGALYPALHRLEQQGWIQAKWGESENNRRAKYYSLTRDGAKYLRQQQAQWNRLSGAIDLVLDAT; via the coding sequence ATGGGAAAGCCCACCGATCTGGTTCAGGGAACGCTCGATGTGCTGATTCTGAAGACTGTTGCTCTGCAGCCGATGCATGGATGGGGAATCGCGCAGCGCATCCGCCAACTTTCGAACGAGGTGCTCCAGGTGGGACAGGGTGCACTCTATCCGGCATTGCATCGGCTCGAGCAACAGGGATGGATCCAAGCGAAGTGGGGAGAATCGGAGAACAATCGCCGCGCCAAATACTATTCGCTCACACGCGACGGCGCCAAATATTTGAGGCAGCAACAGGCGCAGTGGAACCGTCTTTCGGGAGCGATTGATCTGGTGCTGGATGCGACGTAG